One Setaria viridis chromosome 5, Setaria_viridis_v4.0, whole genome shotgun sequence genomic region harbors:
- the LOC117856752 gene encoding kinesin-like protein KIN-14C yields the protein MGNVDGEYDEFHAANRRAEVIDWLGGLLPEFDLPLDSSDEELREYLVDGAALCYLAEKLMPGIQEGMWGGNASDQRSNVKKFLSVVAEMGLPGFSVKDLEEGSVSSVVECLLALKDNVTTGMGQNISNNVKTPLRRRLELRESDGPIISVVTPGKRSPRDLKSQQRSVLHSGQKVHDAFQIKRGSYTDLPAAKISEMMHSSSLDNAPTQSLLRVVNGILDESVERKRGEIPHRVVYLLRNVVQEIEHRIAIQADHIRNQNSIIKTREDKYRSKIKALETLVNGTNEENEMTVNRLELIEVEKSKIDEKRKLGEQDMVRLMREKENAENTIASLQQEIQILSRMHEQYRERMETEARQMEEHLTMRIKEAEFLLMQSKRKVEEIESASQLKSQLWSRKANIFQTFMDNQKISIKDIRLSSQSIKQEIFALQMKWRDEICNIGNDLKGLVDAADNYHKVLAENQKLFNEVQELKGNIRVYCRVRPFLPGQDGKTTTVDYIGENGEVFITNPFKQGKDGCRMFKFNKVFNTRASQAEVFSDIQPLIRSVLDGFNVCIFAYGQTGSGKTYTMSGPGTSKEDWGVNYRALNDLFEISLSRRNAFSYEVGVQMVEIYNEQVRDLLSNNIAQKRLGIWNTSQPNGLVVPDASLHPVKSTSDVLDLMEIGQTNRAVGSTALNERSSRSHSILTVHVRGLDLKNGSTSRGCLHLIDLAGSERVERSEAIGDRLKEAQYINKSLSALGDVIFALAQKNAHVPYRNSKLTQVLQSSLGGQAKTLMFVQINPDTESYSETMSTLKFAERVSGVELGAARSNKEGKDIKELLEQVSYLKDTVSRKDMEIEQLLKDKSKSPSSSTDRNDSSQQIRRLSGAAGSGEAECEDNVSDDGCSVAGTEYSVGGASEAAAEQMQKAPSRIARLFLTKNGQPGNSKPKPRESALKPPGRTKSTGSQVTGGGSSVKPPKRR from the exons CCAATCGGCGTGCTGAGGTGATAGATTGGCTCGGTGGATTGCTACCAGAGTTCGACTTGCCGTTGGATTCTTCAGATGAGGAACTGCGGGAGTACCTCGTCGACGGTGCGGCGCTATGCTACCTCGCCGAGAAACTCATGCCCGGTATTCAGGAG GGAATGTGGGGTGGTAATGCATCAGACCAAAGGTCAAATGTGAAGAAATTCCTCTCTGTTGTCGCGGAGATGGGGCTACCAGGATTCAGTGTCAAGGATCTGGAGGAG GGATCAGTGTCTTCTGTAGTGGAGTGTCTCCTGGCTCTAAAGGACAATGTGACTACAGGAATGGGTCAAAACATTTCAAACAATGTTAAGACACCCCTCAGAAGGAGACTAGAGCTTCGAGAATCCGATGGGCCTATAATTTCGGTTGTGACGCCAGGGAAAAGATCTCCCAGGGATCTGAAGTCTCAACAAAGAAGCGTTCTTCATTCAG GACAAAAGGTCCATGATGCTTTCCAAATTAAGCGGGGCTCCTACACTGATCTTCCTGCTGCCAAAATTTCAGAGATGATGCATTCAAGTAGTCTAGAT AATGCACCTACTCAATCACTGCTTAGAGTTGTTAATGGCATTTTAGATGAGAGCGTTGAGAGGAAAAGAGGAGAAATACCACAT CGTGTTGTTTACTTGCTAAGGAATGTAGTTCAAGAGATTGAGCATCGCATTGCTATTCAAGCAGATCACATAAGAAAT CAAAATAGCATCATAAAGACTCGGGAAGACAAGTACCGTTCAAAAATTAAAGCACTTGAGACATTAGTAAATGGAACAAATGAAGAAAATGAG ATGACAGTAAATCGGCTTGAGCTAATTGAG GTAGAGAAATCAAAAATTGATGAGAAAAGAAAACTAGGCGAACAAGACATGGTTCGGTTGATGCGAGAAAAGGAGAATGCAGAGAATACAATAGCTTCCCTTCAGCAAGAAATACAGATCTTGAGTAGGATGCATGAACAGTACCGTGAGCGAATGGAAACAGAAGCAAGACAGATGGAGGAACACTTGACTATGAGAATTAAGGAGGCTGAGTTTCTTCTAATGCAATCAAAAAGGAAAGTTGAAGAGATCGAGTCTGCTTCCCAACTGAAATCTCAACTTTGGAGCAGGAAGGCAAACATTTTTCAGACTTTTATGGATAATCAAAAAATCTCCATTAAG GACATAAGGCTATCATCTCAGTCAATTAAGCAGGAAATATTTGCCCTTCAAATGAAATGGAGGGACGAAATATGTAACATTG GAAATGATCTAAAAGGCTTAGTAGATGCTGCCGACAATTACCATAAGGTTCTTGCTGAAAATCAGAAGCTATTTAACGAAGTACAGGAACTAAAAG GTAATATCCGAGTTTATTGCCGTGTCAGACCATTTCTTCCTGGTCAAGATGGGAAAACAACTACAGTTGATTATATTGGTGAAAATGGTGAGGTTTTCATCACAAACCCCTTCAAGCAAGGGAAGGATGGGTGTCGAATGTTCAAGTTTAACAAGGTGTTTAATACACGTGCTTCTCAAG CTGAAGTATTCTCTGACATCCAGCCATTGATCAGATCAGTTCTTGATGGGTTTAATGTGTGCATTTTTGCCTATGGTCAAACCGGTTCAGGAAAGACTTACACAATG AGTGGACCAGGCACATCGAAAGAAGATTGGGGTGTTAATTATCGAGCTTTAAATGACTTGTTCGAAATCTCTCTAAGTAGAAGGAACGCTTTCTCATATGAAGTTGGAGTCCAAATGGTTGAGATTTACAATGAACAAGTGCGGGATCTTCTATCAAATAATATTGCACAAAAAAG GCTCGGAATTTGGAATACTTCTCAGCCGAATGGACTTGTCGTCCCTGATGCGAGCTTACATCCAGTCAAATCAACATCAGATGTGCTAGACTTAATGGAAATTGGACAAACCAATAGAGCAGTTGGATCAACAGCTCTAAATGAAAGGAGCAGTCGGTCTCACAG CATTCTAACAGTGCATGTTAGAGGGCTGGATTTGAAGAATGGATCTACTTCCCGAGGATGTCTACATTTGATCGATCTTGCTGGGAGTGAAAGAGTTGAGCGATCTGAAGCAATTGGAGACAGATTAAAAGAAGCACAATATATAAACAAATCTCTGTCTGCTCTTGGTGATGTGATTTTTGCTTTGGCACAGAAAAATGCCCATGTTCCATACAGAAACAGCAAGCTGACTCAAGTTCTACAGAGCTCTTTAG GTGGACAAGCAAAGACACTGATGTTTGTTCAAATAAATCCAGATACCGAATCATATTCAGAAACAATGAGCACTTTAAAGTTTGCTGAAAGGGTTTCTGGAGTAGAGTTAGGTGCTGCAAGAAGTAACAAAGAGGGCAAAGATATAAAAGAGCTGCTAGAACAG GTTTCATATCTGAAAGACACAGTATCACGGAAAGATATGGAAATCGAGCAACTCCTGAAGGACAAATCCAAATCTCCAAGTTCATCAACGGATAGAAATGACAGTAGCCAACAGATCCGGCGATTATCAG GGGCTGCGGGGTCAGGTGAAGCTGAATGTGAAGATAATGTGTCTGATGACGGCTGCTCAGTAGCAGGAACCGAGTATTCTGTTGGCGGTGCTTCAGAGGCAGCAGCAGAACAGAT GCAGAAGGCCCCATCAAGGATAGCCAGGCTGTTCCTGACAAAGAATGGGCAGCCAGGAAACTCCAAACCAAAACCAAGGGAGTCTGCTCTAAAACCTCCAG GTCGCACTAAATCTACGGGAAGCCAGGTGACTGGAGGAGGATCTTCAGTAAAACCCCCCAAAAGGCGGTAG
- the LOC117857056 gene encoding uncharacterized protein isoform X1, whose product MDTASFVTYLQRPRELPVPEFRAPPPSPVTGVLTGSSSGSSGYGDDDEIGRFLRCSARVPVLRLPERPGPRRNKKKQAAWAPPVIDMRVLDSPPPVDGGAPALEALRSAAVAFGCFQVVGHGVDAGLALAALRAATAREGSPPSEGGGGGDEDSEELWWPPGEGDREMAGNRPSRNGARQTRNTADDLFAQLEQASTKLLHALRQGNEAADAAEPMAKADANGSLLCIRKHQRDGSSASGPVSQDDVLRMLVRSSRCSRALALHLCSGASGFHVFSRRGWSRFRPVDGAVVVTIGDQLQVTNASLSRAVSNENWKVEIAKAVGQKDGHQTVLTSLFTGTLPSPVSIFIMIQAALLTCFVSMYADMERRALQERVWETGLQQRRSPRRRQRRRRHGRVLPFLLFSQRGKGRPERGRRQGLRAEYADHGSSLPCADLPFLLLMLVRDLVTVTGKQHSLFATVSRLKCQEKSTNQIQFQLSKGKC is encoded by the exons ATGGATACCGCGTCCTTCGTCACCTACCTCCAGAGGCCCCGGGAGCTGCCGGTGCCGGAGttccgggcgccgccgccgtccccggtCACTGGCGTCCTCACGGGCAGCAGCTCGGGGTCGTCCGGGTACGGGGATGACGACGAGATCGGTAGGTTCCTGCGCTGCTCCGCCAGGGTCCCGGTGCTGCGGCTGCCGGAGAGGCCCGGCCCTCGGAGGAACAAGAAGAAGCAGGCGGCGTGGGCGCCGCCCGTCATCGACATGCGCGTGCTGGACTCACCGCCGCCGGTGGATGGAGGCGCGCCGGCGTTGGAGGCGCTGAGGTCGGCGGCCGTCGCGTTTGGCTGCTTCCAGGTGGTCGGCCACGGGGTCGACGCAGGTTTGGCCTTGGCAGCGTTACGTGCTGCTACGGCGAGGGAAGGATCGCCACCATcggagggtggtggtggaggagacgAGGATAGCGAGGAGCTGTGGTGGCCGCCCGGCGAAGGAGACCGAGAAATGGCGGGAAATCGGCCGTCGCGAAATGGTGCTAGGCAAACCAG GAACACAGCAGATGACTTGTTCGCTCAGCTCGAGCAAGCCTCAACCAAGCTCCTGCACGCCTTGCGACAAGGTAACGAAGCTGCCGATGCCGCCGAGCCAATGGCGAAAGCTGACGCAAACGGCTCGCTTCTCTGCATCCGCAAACACCAACGCGATGGCAGCAGCGCGTCCGGCCCGGTCAGCCAAGACGACGTCCTGCGGATGCTGGTACGGAGCTCGCGATGCTCGCGCGCCCTCGCCCTCCACCTCTGCTCCGGCGCCTCGGGGTTCCACGTCTTCTCCCGGCGAGGCTGGTCGAGGTTCCGGCCCGTCGACGGCGCCGTCGTGGTCACCATCGGGGACCAACTCCAGGTGACAAATGCATCTTTGTCAAGGGCAGTTTCAAATGAAAACTGGAAAGTAGAAATTGCGAAAGCAGTCGGGCAAAAGGACGGCCACCAAACTGTGTTGACTTCATTATTCACAGGCACATTGCCGTCACCGGTATCAATATTCATCATGATTCAGGCTGCGTTACTCACCTGTTTCGTTTCCATGTACGCAGACATGGAGCGGAGGGCTCTACAGGAGCGTGTCTGGGAAACCGGCTTACAGCAACGACGATCTCCAAGGAGACGGCAGCGACGGCGCCGTCACGGCAGAGTTCTTCCTTTCCTGCTCTTCAGTCAGCGCGGCAAAGGACGCCCTGAACGTGGACGCCGGCAAGGTCTTCGCGCTGAATATGCAGATCATGGTAGCAGCTTGCCTTGTGCTGATTTACCATTTCTTCTCCTCATGCTTGTACGCGATCTGGTAACAGTAACAGGCAAACAGCACAGCTTGTTTGCCACTGTTAGTCGGCTAAAATGTCAGGAGAAAAGTACCAACCAAATTCAGTTTCAGTTATCGAAAGGAAAGTGTTAA
- the LOC117857056 gene encoding uncharacterized protein isoform X2 — MDTASFVTYLQRPRELPVPEFRAPPPSPVTGVLTGSSSGSSGYGDDDEIGRFLRCSARVPVLRLPERPGPRRNKKKQAAWAPPVIDMRVLDSPPPVDGGAPALEALRSAAVAFGCFQVVGHGVDAGLALAALRAATAREGSPPSEGGGGGDEDSEELWWPPGEGDREMAGNRPSRNGARQTRNTADDLFAQLEQASTKLLHALRQGNEAADAAEPMAKADANGSLLCIRKHQRDGSSASGPVSQDDVLRMLVRSSRCSRALALHLCSGASGFHVFSRRGWSRFRPVDGAVVVTIGDQLQTWSGGLYRSVSGKPAYSNDDLQGDGSDGAVTAEFFLSCSSVSAAKDALNVDAGKVFALNMQIMVAACLVLIYHFFSSCLYAIW; from the exons ATGGATACCGCGTCCTTCGTCACCTACCTCCAGAGGCCCCGGGAGCTGCCGGTGCCGGAGttccgggcgccgccgccgtccccggtCACTGGCGTCCTCACGGGCAGCAGCTCGGGGTCGTCCGGGTACGGGGATGACGACGAGATCGGTAGGTTCCTGCGCTGCTCCGCCAGGGTCCCGGTGCTGCGGCTGCCGGAGAGGCCCGGCCCTCGGAGGAACAAGAAGAAGCAGGCGGCGTGGGCGCCGCCCGTCATCGACATGCGCGTGCTGGACTCACCGCCGCCGGTGGATGGAGGCGCGCCGGCGTTGGAGGCGCTGAGGTCGGCGGCCGTCGCGTTTGGCTGCTTCCAGGTGGTCGGCCACGGGGTCGACGCAGGTTTGGCCTTGGCAGCGTTACGTGCTGCTACGGCGAGGGAAGGATCGCCACCATcggagggtggtggtggaggagacgAGGATAGCGAGGAGCTGTGGTGGCCGCCCGGCGAAGGAGACCGAGAAATGGCGGGAAATCGGCCGTCGCGAAATGGTGCTAGGCAAACCAG GAACACAGCAGATGACTTGTTCGCTCAGCTCGAGCAAGCCTCAACCAAGCTCCTGCACGCCTTGCGACAAGGTAACGAAGCTGCCGATGCCGCCGAGCCAATGGCGAAAGCTGACGCAAACGGCTCGCTTCTCTGCATCCGCAAACACCAACGCGATGGCAGCAGCGCGTCCGGCCCGGTCAGCCAAGACGACGTCCTGCGGATGCTGGTACGGAGCTCGCGATGCTCGCGCGCCCTCGCCCTCCACCTCTGCTCCGGCGCCTCGGGGTTCCACGTCTTCTCCCGGCGAGGCTGGTCGAGGTTCCGGCCCGTCGACGGCGCCGTCGTGGTCACCATCGGGGACCAACTCCAG ACATGGAGCGGAGGGCTCTACAGGAGCGTGTCTGGGAAACCGGCTTACAGCAACGACGATCTCCAAGGAGACGGCAGCGACGGCGCCGTCACGGCAGAGTTCTTCCTTTCCTGCTCTTCAGTCAGCGCGGCAAAGGACGCCCTGAACGTGGACGCCGGCAAGGTCTTCGCGCTGAATATGCAGATCATGGTAGCAGCTTGCCTTGTGCTGATTTACCATTTCTTCTCCTCATGCTTGTACGCGATCTGGTAA
- the LOC117857055 gene encoding casein kinase 1-like protein HD16, with protein MPVLRSAARRAREAQGSPPEAAAEAPEAAAPAPAPPPAETRRRATRAAARAEEREREEIRPAEVVAGEGGGDGDEGERGMDDPDSAARSADKLIADDEGSPPVPDMVQVGNSPKYRVDRKLGKGGFGQVYVGHRMSPTGPGAVEVALKFEHRTSKGCNHAPPYEWAVYNAVGGIHGVPRVHYKGRQGDYYVMVMDMLGPSLWDVWNNNSHTMSVEMVACIAIEAISILEKMHSKGYVHGDVKPENFLLGTPGTPEEKKLFLVDLGLATKWKDSSTGLHVDYDQRPDVFRGTVRYASVHAHLGRIGSRRDDLESLAYTLVFLLRGRLPWQGYQGENKGFLVCKKKMATSPESLCCFCPQPFREFVEYVVNLKFDEEPNYAKCVSLFDSVVGPNPDIRPINTDGAQKLIHQVGQKRGRLLIEEEADEQPKKKIRMGMPATQWISVYNARRPMKQRYHYNVADSRLVQHIEKGNEDGLYISCITSCSNLWALIMDAGTGFTSQVYELTPHFLHKEWIMDQWERNYYITALAGANNGSSLVVMSKGTAYTQQSYKVSDTFPYKWINKKWRDGFYVTSMATAGSRWAVVMSRNAGFSDQVVELDFLYPSEGIHKRWDNGYRITATAATWDQAAFVLSVPRRRPTDETQETLRTSAFPSQHVKEKWSKNLYLASVCYGRTVS; from the exons ATGCCTGTGCTGCGTAGCGCGGCGCGAAGGGCCCGAGAGGCGCAGGGGAGtccaccggaggcggcggcggaagctccGGAGGCGGcagcaccggcaccggcgccaccgccggcagagacgaggcggagggcGACGAGGGCCGCCGCGagggcggaggagagggagcggGAGGAGATCAGGCCCGCGGAGGTCGTCGcgggggaaggcggcggcgacggagacgaGGGGGAGCGTGGGATGGACGACCCGGACAGCGCGGCGCGTAGCGCCGACAAGCTGATAGCAGATGACGAGGGCAGCCCTCCGGTCCCCGACATG GTCCAGGTGGGCAATTCACCAAAGTATAGAGTCGACAGAAAGCTTGGGAAAGGAGGTTTTGGCCAAGTCTATGTTGGCCATCGCATGTCACCTACTGGTCCAGGTGCAGTTGAG GTGGCGTTGAAGTTTGAGCATAGGACCAGTAAAGGATGTAACCATGCCCCTCCTTACGAGTGGGCAGTCTACAA TGCCGTTGGTGGCATTCATGGGGTTCCTCGAGTCCACTACAAAGGACGCCAAGGGGACTACTATGTTATG GTCATGGATATGCTTGGACCCAGTCTGTGGGATGTCTGGAATAATAACTCTCACAC AATGTCAGTCGAGATGGTTGCTTGTATCGCTATTGAAGCTATCTCCATACTTGAGAAAATGCATTCAAAAGG GTATGTTCATGGGGATGTCAAACCAGAAAATTTCTTGCTAGGGACTCCTGGGACACCTGAAGAAAAGAAGCTCTTCCTTGTCGATCTTGGATTAG CTACTAAGTGGAAGGACAGTTCGACAGGACTCCATGTTGATTACGATCAGCGACCTGATGTTTTCAG GGGAACAGTTCGCTATGCTAGTGTTCATGCACATCTTGGAAGAATAGGTAGCAGGAGGGATGATTTAGAATCTCTAGCATATACACTAGTCTTTCTTCTACGAGGACGTCTACCTTGGCAAGGTTATCAG GGTGAAAACAAAGGCTTCCTTGTCTGCAAGAAGAAAATGGCCACCTCTCCAGAATCTCTCTGTTGCTTCTGCCCGCAACCCTTCAGGGAGTTTGTAGAGTATGTGGTCAACTTAAAGTTTGACGAGGAACCAAACTATGCAAAGTGTGTGTCACTTTTTGATAGTGTAGTGGGTCCAAATCCAGATATCAGACCAATTAACACTGATGGTGCTCAGAAG CTTATACATCAAGTTGGCCAGAAGCGAGGCCGCTTATTGATAGAGGAAGAGGCAGATGAAcaaccaaagaagaagatcaggaTGGGAATGCCCGCAACACAGTGGATAAGTGTTTATAATGCCAGGCGGCCTATGAAACAAAG GTACCATTACAACGTTGCAGATTCAAGGCTTGTACAGCATATTGAAAAAGGGAATGAAGATGGCCTCTATATCAGTTGCATAACATCTTGCTCCAATCTCTGGGCTCTAATCATGGATGCTGGTACTGGTTTCACTTCTCAAGTTTATGAGCTTACGCCACATTTCCTTCACAAA GAATGGATAATGGACCAATGGGAGAGGAACTACTATATAACTGCACTTGCTGGAGCAAACAATGGCAGCTCCCTAGTAGTGATGTCTAAAG GCACAGCATATACACAGCAGTCCTACAAAGTTAGTGATACTTTCCCCTACAAATGGATAAACAAGAAGTGGCGAGATGGTTTCTATGTTACTTCCATGGCAACTGCTGGAAGTAGGTGGGCAGTTGTCATGTCTCGTAATGCAGGATTTTCTGATCAG GTTGTTGAACTGGACTTCTTGTATCCCAGTGAGGGAATTCATAAGAGGTGGGACAATGGTTACCGGATAACCGCGACTGCTGCAACTTGGGATCAGGCTGCATTTGTTTTAAGTGTGCCAAGGAGGCGGCCTACTGATGAAACCCAAGAGACATTGAGGACATCTGCATTCCCTAGTCAACATGTTAAG GAGAAATGGTCCAAGAATCTCTACCTAGCATCAGTATGCTATGGGCGTACTGTATCCTAG
- the LOC117857746 gene encoding golgin-84 yields the protein MASWLKVAEDLLEVVDRRAKIVATELSDEQSTSQPSGSNSQEVQAKKGKPREKGPLKLTSAAQRERKSRQPPRERMKIEKIRPSAPADSSSVDASASEPVIAPIDVKEMNIEGTLEKGEKVTNDLKTDGAGTVADTVVEVQPMEVNSEDAAPAADVVAHSRNSEIAVESSSSVLDEKSESSSSNQTAEIGPVVNLEERDSDVAVVQDRNVSELSNTEGTVKLQESKKENVSDSPESIENQQGQKSDSVSVKEQDQLEEAQGLLKSAVKTGQSKEARLARVCAGLSSRLQEYKSENAQLEELLVQEREKSSSYEAHIKQLQQEISMSRVEGSRAESNMFDALTAKNAEIESLVKSLDSWKKRAAASEEKLASLEEDMDGLKRNRELTETRVIQALREELATTERRAEEERIAHNATKMAAVEREVELEHRAVEASNALARIQRAADQSSSRALELEHKVAVLEVECASLQQELQEMEARNRRAQKKPSEEANQVLQMQAWQEEVERARQSQREAEAKISSLEAELQKMRVEMAGMRRDAEHYSRQEHVELEKRYRELTDLLYHKQTQLESMASEKAALEFQLEKSLKQFHEVQIEAERSKSTRRSASSWEEDSDIKALEPLPLHHRHMATANQQLQKAAKLLDTGAVRATRFLWRHPVARVSLLFYQVFVHLFLMHLLHRLQDFASREGTSGMGDLALANGNLP from the exons ATGGCCTCCTGGCTCAAGGTCGCCGAAG ACTTGCTCGAAGTCGTCGACCGGAGGGCCAAGATCGTGGCAACTGAGTTGTCGGATGAGCAGTCTACCTCTCAACCTTCAG GATCGAATAGCCAGGAAGTGCAAGCGAAGAAGGGAAAGCCGAGGGAGAAG GGTCCACTGAAGCTCACTTCTGCTGCTCAGAGGGAAAGGAAGAGTAGGCAACCGCCACGAGAGCGGATGAAGATCGAGAAGATCAGGCCTTCAGCACCAGCAGATTCGTCGAGTGTTGATGCCAGTGCTAGTGAACCTGTAATTGCTCCAATTGATGTTAAGGAAATGAATATTGAGGGTACATTGGAGAAAGGAGAGAAGGTTACTAATGATCTCAAGACGGATGGGGCTGGGACTGTTGCTGATACCGTGGTTGAAGTCCAGCCAATGGAGGTAAACTCTGAGGATGCAGCTCCCGCTGCAGATGTTGTTGCACATTCCAGGAATTCAGAGATTGCTGTCGAGAGCTCTTCTTCAGTTCTAGATGAAAAAAGTGAGTCGAGCAGTAGTAACCAGACTGCTGAGATTGGTCCAGTGGTTAATTTGGAGGAGAGAGACTCGGATGTGGCTGTTGTCCAGGACAGGAATGTGTCTGAATTGTCAAATACAGAGGGTACTGTCAAACTGcaagaatcaaagaaagagaATGTTTCAGATTCACCAGAAAGCATAGAAAATCAACAAGGACAGAAATCGGATTCAGTTTCCGTCAAAGAACAAGACCAACTTGAGGAG GCTCAGGGATTGTTAAAAAGTGCTGTTAAGACTGGTCAATCAAAAGAAGCTAGGTTAGCTCGG GTTTGTGCTGGACTTTCATCCCGCCTCCAGGAGTATAAGTCTGAAAATGCACAACTGGAGGAACTTCTTGTTCAAGAG AGAGAGAAATCTAGCTCGTATGAGGCTCACATAAAGCAACTACAGCAAGAAATATCAATGTCCAGGGTAGAAGGTTCAAGAGCCGAGTCAAATATGTTTGATGCTTTGACTGCAAAAAATGCAGAGATTGAATCTCTTGTCAAATCATTGGACTCTTGGAAGAAAAGAGCAGCAGCTTCAGAAGAGAAGCTAGCTTCTTTAGAG GAAGATATGGATGGTCTCAAGAGGAACCGTGAACTTACTGAAACCAGGGTCATCCAG GCTTTACGGGAGGAACTTGCTACTACAGAGCGTAGGGCTGAAGAAGAGCGTATTGCACATAATGCCACAAAGATG GCAGCTGTTGAGAGAGAAGTAGAATTAGAACATCGGGCTGTCGAGGCTTCAAATGCTCTTGCTAGAATCCAG AGAGCCGCTGACCAAAGCTCATCAAGAGCACTGGAATTGGAGCACAAGGTGGCTGTGCTTGAG GTTGAATGTGCTTCGCTGCAACAAGAACTTCAGGAGATGGAAGCTCGTAATCGCCGTGCACAGAAAAAGCCTTCTGAAGAAGCTAATCAAGTTCTTCAG ATGCAGGCATGGCAGGAAGAAGTTGAGCGTGCACGCCAAAGCCAACGAGAGGCTGAGGCAAAGATATCGTCATTGGAG GCTGAGTTACAGAAGATGAGAGTTGAAATGGCTGGAATGAGAAGAGACGCAGAGCATTATTCCAGACAG GAGCATGTTGAGCTAGAGAAGAGATATCGTGAGCTAACTGACTTGCTG TACCACAAACAAACACAATTGGAATCCATGGCCAGCGAAAAAGCTGCATTAGAGTTCCAACTGGAGAAATCATTGAAACAATTTCATGAAGTGCAG ATTGAAGCAGAAAGGAGTAAATCAACTCGTAGATCCGCATCGTCATGGGAAGAAGATAGTGATATTAAGGCATTAGA gcctcttcctcttcatcatcgaCACATGGCAACAGCAAATCAGCAG TTACAAAAGGCTGCAAAGCTTCTAGATACAGGAGCTGTCCGTGCAACAAGATTTTTGTGGCGACATCCTGTTGCTCGAGTCAGCCTGCTATTCTAT CAGGTGTTTGTGCATTTGTTCTTGATGCACTTGCTGCACCGCCTTCAG GACTTTGCATCCAGAGAAGGAACATCAGGCATGGGTGATCTGGCTCTTGCCAATGGGAACCTGCCATAG
- the LOC117854965 gene encoding GATA transcription factor 9, with amino-acid sequence MEAAAAAEYGYYGGGGAGPRERKGAAGCGDHFVVDDLLVLPYDDDEEGDGEAAAAGDGGAPPCLQAAGAGGGVKEEGGLGNFSADSSTVTALDSCSNSFSGLADGDFPGEFCEPYDQLAELEWLSNYMGEGDDAFATEDLQKLKLISGGYSPAVNVPPAPLAPAAAASAVSAAQPGMFIPEAPVPAKARSKRSRAAPGNWSSRLLVLPPPPASPPSPASMAISPAESGVSAQAFPAKKPSKPSKKKDAPPAPQALPSSASAVQSAGSAASAEGRRCLHCETDKTPQWRTGPMGPKTLCNACGVRYKSGRLVPEYRPAASPTFVMSKHSNSHRKVLELRRQKEVQHQPPHQAHVIAGGGPGGLMHMQSSLLFDGPAAAPIVAGDDFLIHHHLGADYRQLI; translated from the exons atggaggcggcggcagcggccgagTACGGgtactacggcggcggcggcgcgggtcccCGCGAGAGGAAGGGCGCCGCCGGGTGCGGGGACCACTTCGTCGTGGACGACCTCCTCGTGCTCCcgtacgacgacgacgaggaaggggacggggaggcggcggcggccggagacggcggggcgccgccgtgcctgcaggccgccggggcgggcggcggcgtcaaGGAGGAGGGCGGCCTCGGGAATTTCTCGGCCGACTCGTCCACCGTCACGGCCCTCGACAGCTGCAGCAACTCCTTCTCCGGGCTAGCCGACGGCGACTTCCCGGGGGAATTCTGCGAGCCG TACGATCAATTGGCGGAGCTGGAATGGCTGTCCAATTACATGGGCGAGGGCGACGATGCCTTCGCCACCGAGGACCTCCAGAAGCTGAAGCTCATTTCCGGCGGGTACTCCCCGGCTGTGAACGTGCCACCGGCTCCTTTGGCCCCTGCGGCCGCGGCTTCAGCCGTCTCCGCGGCGCAGCCTGGTATGTTCATCCCGGAGGCGCCGGTCCCTGCCAAGGCCCGTAGCAAGCGCTCCCGCGCTGCCCCGGGCAACTGGTCGTCACGTCTCCTCGTGCTCCCTCCGCCCCCGGCCTCGCCACCGTCGCCAGCGTCCATGGCCATCTCGCCGGCGGAGTCCGGCGTCTCGGCCCAGGCGTTCCCCGCCAAGAAACCGTCAAAGCCGTCCAAGAAGAAggacgcgccgccggcgccacagGCGCTGCCCTCGAGCGCGTCCGCGGTGCAGTCGGCCggctcggcggcgtcggcggaaGGGCGGCGGTGCCTGCACTGCGAGACGGACAAGACGCCGCAGTGGAGGACGGGGCCCATGGGCCCCAAGACGCTGTGCAACGCATGCGGGGTGCGGTACAAGTCGGGCCGGCTGGTGCCGGAGTACCGGCCCGCGGCGAGCCCGACCTTCGTGATGTCGAAGCACTCCAACTCCCACCGCAAGGTGCTAGAGCTGCGCCGCCAGAAGGAGGTGCAGCACCAGCCGCCGCACCAGGCGCACGTGATCGCCGGCGGTGGTCCTGGCGGGCTAATGCACATGCAGAGCTCGCTGCTGTTCGAcgggcccgcggcggcgcccatcgtcgccggcgacgacttCTTGATCCACCACCACTTAGGGGCAGACTACCGGCAGCTTATCTAG